A genomic segment from Dechloromonas denitrificans encodes:
- a CDS encoding OmpP1/FadL family transporter, which produces MNKMTLRTLPALILIAFSGTASAAAFQLWEQNASGLGTAYAGSAAVADNASTVFFNPAGMTQLTGFQLSAGVNGVGPRFEFNNEGSSGLLGGSGNGGNAGGWAAVPNAYFSWQLSPNWYLGFGVSAPFGLSTEYNNSNWIGKNQSIKSEIKTVNYNPSVAYKVNDKVSLGFGVNYQTINAEMTNATPLGLYALKGDDSAWGWNAGALFTLSPAMRVGISYRSAVSYTLEGTRALGATSSAAKADIKLPDTFILSVWQQVSDRWEAMGDLSYTNWSTLDKLKINHSTGTDVEAFNYKDSWRFAWGAAYRATESTKLKFGIAYDKTPTTNNDRSARVPDNDRVWFSLGGQWNTGKTGTFDLGYSYLYLKDPTINQSKLNGASTLRGRYDDSAHVVGLQYSVGF; this is translated from the coding sequence ATGAATAAGATGACCTTGCGTACCCTGCCTGCCCTGATCCTGATTGCTTTCTCCGGCACCGCTTCGGCTGCCGCCTTTCAACTCTGGGAGCAAAATGCCAGCGGGCTGGGAACGGCCTATGCCGGTTCGGCCGCTGTTGCCGATAATGCCAGCACGGTATTTTTCAATCCAGCCGGCATGACCCAGCTGACAGGCTTCCAGTTGTCGGCAGGCGTCAATGGCGTCGGGCCGCGCTTCGAATTCAATAACGAGGGTTCCAGCGGTTTGCTCGGCGGTAGTGGCAACGGTGGCAATGCCGGTGGCTGGGCTGCCGTGCCGAATGCCTATTTCTCGTGGCAGCTTTCGCCGAACTGGTATCTCGGCTTCGGTGTTTCGGCACCTTTTGGCTTGTCGACCGAGTACAACAACAGCAACTGGATCGGGAAAAACCAGTCGATCAAGTCTGAAATCAAAACCGTCAATTACAACCCGTCCGTCGCCTACAAGGTCAACGACAAGGTATCGCTCGGCTTCGGCGTCAATTACCAGACTATCAATGCCGAGATGACCAATGCGACGCCGCTTGGCCTCTACGCCCTCAAAGGCGATGACAGTGCCTGGGGCTGGAATGCAGGGGCATTGTTCACACTTTCGCCAGCCATGCGCGTCGGTATTTCCTATCGCTCCGCGGTCAGCTATACGCTTGAGGGAACGCGCGCTCTGGGTGCAACTTCATCGGCGGCGAAGGCCGACATCAAGTTGCCCGACACTTTCATCCTCTCCGTCTGGCAGCAGGTTTCAGACCGCTGGGAGGCGATGGGTGATCTGTCGTATACCAACTGGAGCACGCTCGACAAGCTGAAGATCAATCACAGCACCGGAACCGATGTCGAAGCCTTCAACTACAAGGATTCCTGGCGCTTTGCCTGGGGCGCGGCCTACCGCGCAACCGAGTCCACCAAGCTGAAGTTCGGCATCGCCTACGACAAGACGCCGACGACCAATAACGACCGCTCGGCCCGCGTACCGGACAATGACCGCGTCTGGTTCTCGCTGGGTGGCCAGTGGAATACCGGCAAGACCGGAACGTTTGATCTCGGCTACTCCTATCTGTACCTGAAGGATCCGACGATCAACCAGTCCAAGCTGAACGGTGCCAGCACCTTGCGCGGTCGTTACGACGACAGCGCTCACGTGGTCGGCCTGCAATATTCGGTCGGGTTCTAA
- a CDS encoding acyl-CoA thioesterase, whose translation MTVDRINLPNKHSTLRVVPMPADLNQNGDVFGGWVMAQVDVAGAIPAMRRARGRVATVSVNSFLFKQPVSVGDVVSLYAEIVRIGKTSITVNVEVYAERNYANPITVKVTEAQLTYVAIDIDGNKREVPAEK comes from the coding sequence ATGACTGTCGACCGCATCAATCTTCCCAACAAGCACTCCACGCTGCGTGTCGTTCCGATGCCGGCCGATCTCAATCAGAACGGCGATGTTTTTGGCGGCTGGGTGATGGCCCAGGTCGACGTGGCCGGCGCGATTCCAGCCATGCGTCGTGCCCGTGGCCGGGTAGCGACGGTCTCGGTTAATTCCTTCCTGTTCAAGCAGCCGGTTTCCGTCGGCGATGTGGTCAGTCTTTATGCCGAAATCGTGCGCATCGGAAAGACGTCGATCACGGTCAATGTCGAGGTCTATGCCGAGCGCAACTACGCCAATCCGATCACGGTCAAGGTGACGGAGGCGCAACTGACCTATGTGGCAATTGATATTGATGGAAACAAGCGTGAGGTTCCAGCCGAAAAATAG
- a CDS encoding DUF2802 domain-containing protein has product MPVLELGGLTLGIREGVIALIVLVAFYMGFVLLRMFYLRSKPTPVIAPSVAPTLDSQAASPSRLADDEPELTLEESWEKPPARMAEGILRQGLEQEFAQLREEVDAMRGELAALRADMLQELAHMRATQSVSPIYGDAMQMAASGYEPAMIAERCGIARAEAELVVALAKSQAQ; this is encoded by the coding sequence TTGCCTGTTCTCGAACTCGGTGGATTGACGCTGGGTATTCGTGAGGGTGTGATCGCTCTGATCGTGCTGGTCGCTTTTTATATGGGCTTTGTCTTGCTGCGCATGTTCTACCTGCGCAGCAAACCGACTCCGGTAATAGCACCGTCGGTTGCACCGACGCTTGATTCGCAAGCGGCATCGCCATCCCGCCTGGCGGACGATGAGCCAGAGTTAACCCTGGAAGAAAGTTGGGAAAAGCCGCCGGCCAGAATGGCTGAGGGTATCCTGCGGCAAGGCCTGGAGCAGGAGTTCGCCCAGTTGCGTGAAGAGGTGGATGCCATGCGCGGTGAGCTTGCCGCACTGCGTGCCGACATGTTGCAGGAGTTGGCGCACATGCGGGCGACGCAGAGTGTTTCACCAATTTACGGCGATGCCATGCAAATGGCCGCATCAGGCTATGAGCCGGCGATGATCGCCGAGCGTTGCGGTATTGCCAGGGCCGAAGCAGAACTGGTCGTGGCGCTGGCAAAAAGTCAGGCGCAGTGA